Sequence from the Thiohalobacter sp. genome:
CCCCAGCCAGCTGAACAGCACCGAGAACTGGGCGTCGGCGACGATGACCAGGAAGATCGACTGCACCACCGACAGTGTCGTGTGACGTCCGACGCTGGCCGCACTGCCCGACACCCGGAAGCCCTGGAAGCAGCCGATCAGGGCGATGATCACCGCGAACACCGGTGCCTTGAGCAACCCCAGCAGGAAGGAACGCACCGACACCGCGTCGCCGAGGCGATCGATGAAGGGCTCGAAGCCCAGCCCGAGCTGGACCTTGGCCATGAGCATGCCGCCGAACACGCCCGCCACGTCGGCGAACACGCTCAGCAACGGCAGGGCCAGTATCAGGGACAACAGCTTGGGCAGCACCAGCACGTCCAGCGGTGCGATGCCGATGGTGCGCAGGGCCGCCACCTCCTCGGTGACCTGCATGGTGCCGATCTGCGCGGTATACGCGGAACCGGTGCGCCCGGCGACGATGATGGCCGCCAGTAGCGGCGCCAGTTCGCGCACCATGGACAGGCCCACGAGATCGGCGACATAGATGTTCGCGCCATAGGCCTTGAGCTGGACGGCGCCCTGATAGGCGATGACCACGCCCATGAGAAAGGACAGCAGTCCGACGATACCCAGCGCCCGCACCCCGGCGCTGTCCAGATCGGCCACCACCGCCGCCCAGCGGATGCGCCAGGGGCGCAGGAGCTGCGTGCCCAGCCGGCTCAGCGACTCCCCGGTGAAGCTCAGAAAGCCCAGCAGTTCCTCCACCCCTTCGAACACCCGCTGGCCGGTTTCGGCCAGCAGGTTCTCGCGCGGCGGTGGTTCCGGCCGGTCGGCGGCGAGGGTCTCCACCTGTTCGATGAGGCTACGGTAGCGTTCGGGCAGGCCTGCGAGGGTGACGCCACGCCCGCCTTCCGCGAGCCGCCGGCGCAGGTGGTCGACGAGCCAGGCGCCCGCGGTATCCAGGGCAGTGAGCGCGGAGAGATCCAGGGTCACCGCACCCGATCCCACCCCGGCGAGCAGCCGCTCGGGCGGGCCGAGGTCCGCCACCGTGGCCAGGGTCCAGGCACCCTCGGCGCGCAGGGTGTCGCCTTCCAGGCGCAGGCGCGGGGGGCTTTCGGAGGCTGCGGCAGGCATGGCGCAGAGTGTCCCGGTTCGCCGGGCGCCGCGCAAGCGGACGCCGTGTGGAGGGTTCACCCGCATATTGCACCAGGGGTTGTGGATGATGGCGGATTTGCAGCCCGCTGCCGCCCAGGTGCCATATGCGGGTTCAGGCGCGACCGACCGGAAAGGCGAGCACCTCGCGAATGTCGTCCACGCCAGCCGCCAGCATCACCAGCCGGTCGAAGCCCAGCGCCACCCCGCTGCCGGCCGGCATCCCGGCCTCGAGCGCGGCCAGGAAGGTTTCGTCGAGGGGCATCTCCGGCCGACCCGCGGCCCGCCGGGCCGCGTTCTCGGCCTCGAACCGCGCCCGCTGCTCGACGGGATCGGTGAGTTCGTAGAAGCCGTTGGCCAGCTCCAGGCCCCCGACATACAGCTCGAAGCGGTCGGCCACTTGGGGACGATCCGGCCGCCGCGCGGCCAGTGCTGCCTGGCTCGCCGGGTAGTCGACCACGAACAGGGGTTCGCCACGACGGGCCAGCTCGGGCTCGATGAGACGGGCAAGCACCAGGTCGCGCCAGACATCGATGTCCTCGTCGGCCCCGAGCGTCACCTCCACCCCCGCCTGAGTCAGGCGGCCGGCCAGGGTCGCCGCATCGGCGGTCAGGCCGTCGACCCCGGCGAATTCGCGGAAGAGTTCGGCATAGGGAAGGCGGCGCCAGGGTGGCGACGGCACCCGCGCCCCGAGCAGCTCGGCCACCAGCGCCTCGACCTCGTCGATCAGTTCGTCGCTGCGCCAGCCCGGCCGGTACCACTCCAGCAGGGTGAACTCGGGGTTGTGGCGGGGACCCGCCTCGGCGTCGCGGAACACCTTGCAAAGCTGGAATATGGGGCCACAGCCGGCCGCCAGCAGCCGCTTCATGGGGAATTCGGGCGAGGTGTGCAGGAACACCCGCGCGGGCGCCGCGGCGCCGGGCAGGCGGACGCGGGTCTCCAGGCTGTCCAGTGCCGGCGCCGGCGTGGCCGCCCGCGACAGCATCGGCGTCTCGACTTCCAGCACGCCGCGCGAGGACAGGAAGGCGCGCGCGCCCGCCAGCAGGCGGGCGCGCAGCACGAGTGTTTCCGGGGATGCGGCCGGCCGCCAGTCCGGCGCCGACATCAGTCCTTGGCGCGCGAGATGTACTCGCCGGTGCGGGTGTCGACCTTGAGCTTGTCGCCGACATCGACGAACAGCGGCACCAGGACGGTGGCACCGGTTTCCAGCGTGGCCGGCTTGGTGGCGCCGGTGGCGGTATCGCCGCGGATGCCGGGTTCGGTCTCGGTCACTTCCAGCACCACGTGGTTGGGCGGGGTGACGCTGATGGGCACGCCGTTCCAAAGGGTGACAGTGCAGACGTCCTGCTCCTTGAGCCAGTTGCGGGCATCGGCCACCGCGGCCTCGTCGGCGGCGACCTGTTCGAAGGTCTCGGGGTGCATGAAGTGCCACTGCTCGCCGTCGCTGTACAGGTACTGCATGTCGACGTCCAGCACGTCGGCGGCCTCGACCGACTCACCGGACTTGAAGGTGCGTTCCCAGACCCGCCCGGTCTTGAGGTTGCGCAGCTTGACGCGGTTGAACGCCTGCCCCTTGCCGGGCTTGACGAACTCGTTTTCAATGATGGCGCAGGGATCGCCGTCCAGCATCACCTTCAGGCCGCGCTTGAATTCGTTGGTGCTGTAACTCGCCATAGAACCTTCCACTCGAAACCGGGAGAGCCCGTGAACAAACCGGCGCGTATGATACCGCGATCGGCCCGCGCCGACCATGCGGCCGAGTGGCAGCAGGCACTGGCGCGGGGCTTCCGCAGCGCCGCCGAGCTGCTCGAATTCCTCGGCCTGCCGCCCGAGCCC
This genomic interval carries:
- a CDS encoding ABC transporter permease; its protein translation is MPAAASESPPRLRLEGDTLRAEGAWTLATVADLGPPERLLAGVGSGAVTLDLSALTALDTAGAWLVDHLRRRLAEGGRGVTLAGLPERYRSLIEQVETLAADRPEPPPRENLLAETGQRVFEGVEELLGFLSFTGESLSRLGTQLLRPWRIRWAAVVADLDSAGVRALGIVGLLSFLMGVVIAYQGAVQLKAYGANIYVADLVGLSMVRELAPLLAAIIVAGRTGSAYTAQIGTMQVTEEVAALRTIGIAPLDVLVLPKLLSLILALPLLSVFADVAGVFGGMLMAKVQLGLGFEPFIDRLGDAVSVRSFLLGLLKAPVFAVIIALIGCFQGFRVSGSAASVGRHTTLSVVQSIFLVIVADAQFSVLFSWLGI
- the epmA gene encoding EF-P lysine aminoacylase EpmA, producing the protein MSAPDWRPAASPETLVLRARLLAGARAFLSSRGVLEVETPMLSRAATPAPALDSLETRVRLPGAAAPARVFLHTSPEFPMKRLLAAGCGPIFQLCKVFRDAEAGPRHNPEFTLLEWYRPGWRSDELIDEVEALVAELLGARVPSPPWRRLPYAELFREFAGVDGLTADAATLAGRLTQAGVEVTLGADEDIDVWRDLVLARLIEPELARRGEPLFVVDYPASQAALAARRPDRPQVADRFELYVGGLELANGFYELTDPVEQRARFEAENAARRAAGRPEMPLDETFLAALEAGMPAGSGVALGFDRLVMLAAGVDDIREVLAFPVGRA
- the efp gene encoding elongation factor P produces the protein MASYSTNEFKRGLKVMLDGDPCAIIENEFVKPGKGQAFNRVKLRNLKTGRVWERTFKSGESVEAADVLDVDMQYLYSDGEQWHFMHPETFEQVAADEAAVADARNWLKEQDVCTVTLWNGVPISVTPPNHVVLEVTETEPGIRGDTATGATKPATLETGATVLVPLFVDVGDKLKVDTRTGEYISRAKD